One genomic segment of uncultured Desulfobacter sp. includes these proteins:
- a CDS encoding YceI family protein, with amino-acid sequence MRIKKLLITAIIFAFSGSIAFAQNWQADIDHTEIRFEIKHILTTVSGYFSDYKAAVSFDPEQVENAAFNFTVQVKSVDTNNEKRDAHLNSPDFFYSEKYPEMTFVSKRISKLPNGHYALEGVLTIKDVSKAIKTEFQYFPPKPHPLLEGKEVSGYATQFTLNRLDYNVGDGKFFKIGVVGQDVTVTITMEALKDK; translated from the coding sequence ATGAGAATAAAAAAATTATTAATCACCGCAATCATCTTCGCTTTTTCCGGAAGTATTGCCTTTGCACAAAACTGGCAGGCTGACATAGACCACACTGAAATACGGTTTGAGATCAAACATATTTTGACAACTGTCTCCGGGTACTTCAGTGACTATAAAGCAGCTGTTTCTTTTGATCCCGAACAAGTCGAAAATGCAGCATTTAATTTTACGGTACAAGTTAAAAGTGTGGATACCAATAACGAAAAAAGGGATGCCCACCTCAATTCTCCAGACTTTTTCTATAGTGAGAAATATCCTGAAATGACTTTTGTTTCAAAAAGGATTTCAAAACTTCCCAACGGTCATTACGCCTTAGAAGGGGTGCTGACCATTAAGGATGTGTCGAAAGCAATTAAAACTGAATTTCAATATTTTCCTCCCAAACCGCATCCTCTTTTAGAAGGAAAGGAAGTCAGCGGTTATGCAACACAATTTACCTTAAACCGATTGGATTATAACGTAGGAGATGGAAAGTTTTTTAAAATAGGGGTTGTGGGGCAGGATGTAACCGTCACCATTACCATGGAAGCATTAAAAGACAAGTAA
- a CDS encoding Druantia anti-phage system protein DruA has product MKKDGVICLPPSTRKKRPDRRIKLTSATDPQHRIVCPVHRLAELNSQIVTRATSALWNEYIERYHYLGHKPLPGAQLRYFITAGEQIVALAGFGAAAWQTAPRDQFIGWTHDQRKANLHLIVNNARFLILPWIQSKNLASKILSLITHRLPNDWHNKYNIRPVMLETFVQKDRFAGTCYKAANWQIVGETKGRGKLGANPKKGTVIVPIKDVWVYPLDQNFKALLKST; this is encoded by the coding sequence ATGAAAAAAGATGGAGTCATATGCCTGCCGCCATCTACTCGGAAAAAAAGGCCTGATAGACGCATTAAATTAACGTCAGCTACTGATCCGCAACACCGGATTGTCTGTCCGGTTCACCGTTTGGCGGAACTTAATTCGCAGATCGTTACCAGAGCGACATCTGCTTTGTGGAATGAATACATCGAAAGGTATCATTATCTTGGGCATAAGCCTTTGCCGGGTGCCCAACTTCGATATTTCATCACTGCCGGCGAACAAATCGTTGCCCTGGCAGGGTTTGGTGCAGCGGCTTGGCAAACCGCACCAAGAGATCAGTTTATTGGATGGACTCATGATCAAAGAAAGGCAAATTTGCATTTGATTGTGAATAATGCCAGGTTCCTTATTTTGCCGTGGATTCAATCGAAAAATTTAGCATCCAAAATTCTTTCGTTGATAACACACCGACTCCCGAATGATTGGCACAACAAATATAACATCCGGCCTGTAATGCTTGAGACGTTTGTTCAAAAAGATCGTTTCGCAGGAACCTGTTATAAAGCCGCAAATTGGCAAATTGTTGGAGAAACTAAAGGGCGTGGTAAATTAGGTGCTAACCCAAAGAAAGGGACAGTAATTGTTCCAATCAAAGACGTTTGGGTTTATCCTTTGGACCAGAATTTTAAGGCTTTACTCAAATCAACCTAA
- a CDS encoding rubredoxin-like domain-containing protein, with protein sequence MKKWQCTVCKYIHTGDEPPEKCPVCGVPASKFVLLEEDSTIDTPEAEPAVDENKTETTDAPPLEEEGRAAIYRRKATVYLEKAAALMLEHHAHPMSVHLPNGVIPVAVALFILAWFSGSDLLVKAGFINLVFVIISLPLVGLTGVLEWKRNYNQALTKIFKIKIAAATITAICCIVSIIWYLVNPEVLGSPGAWLFVMINLLMLAAAGVAGFIGGKLVFKD encoded by the coding sequence ATGAAAAAATGGCAATGTACTGTATGTAAATACATTCATACAGGAGACGAACCCCCTGAAAAATGTCCGGTGTGCGGTGTCCCCGCAAGTAAGTTTGTGCTTCTTGAAGAAGATTCAACCATTGATACACCTGAGGCTGAGCCGGCGGTCGATGAAAACAAAACCGAAACAACGGATGCGCCACCTTTAGAAGAAGAAGGCCGTGCGGCTATCTACCGAAGAAAGGCGACTGTCTACCTGGAAAAAGCGGCTGCCCTTATGCTTGAGCACCATGCACATCCAATGTCGGTTCACCTGCCTAACGGTGTCATCCCAGTGGCCGTAGCCTTGTTCATTCTCGCTTGGTTTTCCGGTTCGGATCTGCTGGTAAAGGCTGGATTTATCAATCTGGTATTTGTTATCATTTCCCTGCCTCTGGTTGGGTTGACAGGCGTTCTTGAGTGGAAAAGAAACTATAATCAGGCACTAACAAAGATTTTTAAAATAAAAATCGCCGCTGCAACGATAACCGCGATCTGTTGCATTGTGTCAATTATTTGGTATCTGGTCAATCCGGAGGTGCTTGGATCGCCCGGTGCCTGGCTCTTTGTCATGATTAATCTGTTGATGCTTGCCGCAGCCGGAGTGGCCGGATTCATTGGCGGGAAACTGGTTTTTAAGGATTAA
- a CDS encoding metalloregulator ArsR/SmtB family transcription factor — translation MDTCSKKCVNQEEVKKTLKTMPSPDTIQGLSEIFKALGDASRIKIVTALLDREHCVCDLSVLCGQSESAVSHQLRVLRTLRIVKNRRQGKNVYYSLDDDHVRALLQMSIEHISH, via the coding sequence ATGGACACCTGCTCAAAGAAATGCGTCAACCAGGAAGAGGTAAAAAAAACGCTGAAAACCATGCCGTCACCCGACACTATTCAGGGGCTTTCCGAAATATTTAAGGCATTGGGAGATGCCTCCCGGATAAAAATTGTCACAGCTCTTCTGGATCGGGAACATTGTGTGTGTGATCTTTCGGTACTCTGCGGCCAAAGCGAATCTGCCGTATCTCACCAACTTCGTGTATTAAGAACCCTTCGGATCGTTAAAAACCGGCGCCAGGGAAAAAATGTATATTATTCCCTGGATGACGACCATGTCCGTGCACTGCTTCAGATGAGCATTGAACACATCTCCCACTAA
- a CDS encoding IS66 family transposase has protein sequence MHQKALLREERLKQEIKEKDGQIRDLKNRLFGKKSEKKTSKTEKTDPKANKDKRPRGQQPGSEGHGLTERPDLPVVEEKACFPENPVCPCCGLPYALDENTGPETQIIEVEVKAYTKRIVRQTGTKICSCKGVPQALTAPIPPKLMPKSPYGISIWTDVLLNKFHYCQPTNRLLNQYGELGLPISAGTISGGLKNLKELFQPIYNRLYLQQMTEDRFHQDESIWKVFEEIIGKIGNKWWLWVSRSESVVYFMIAQGRGADVPISYFENTRKSKIIVICDRYSAYKALANKMPFIILAFCWAHVRRDFLDAARKYPELEEWTFSWIEKIGELYHINNLRCASFNKAFPVEWQSESFKKQHESLIQKMNEMTQDRNAFIESHDPDNPNLTVLSNAKYKIMKSLKNHWDGLSVFVEHPEVPMDNNKGENAIRNPVTGRKNFYGSGSVWSAQLAAMMFSLFKTLDLWGLNCHHWLNSYLNACAVNHGKAPEELSQFLPWEMDEARLDKLSKPIDTS, from the coding sequence ATGCACCAAAAAGCTCTTTTGCGAGAAGAGAGGCTCAAGCAGGAGATAAAAGAAAAAGATGGCCAAATCCGGGATCTAAAAAACCGGCTATTTGGAAAAAAAAGTGAAAAGAAAACGTCAAAAACAGAAAAAACCGATCCAAAAGCAAATAAGGACAAAAGGCCTCGTGGCCAACAACCTGGAAGTGAAGGTCACGGCCTGACAGAGCGTCCTGACCTTCCCGTCGTAGAAGAGAAAGCTTGTTTTCCGGAAAATCCAGTATGTCCTTGTTGCGGGTTGCCCTACGCACTTGATGAGAATACGGGGCCTGAAACCCAAATTATTGAGGTTGAAGTCAAAGCCTACACAAAGAGAATTGTCCGCCAAACAGGGACAAAAATATGCTCATGTAAAGGAGTGCCTCAAGCTCTTACTGCGCCGATACCTCCAAAACTGATGCCCAAAAGCCCATACGGCATTTCAATCTGGACAGATGTTTTGTTGAACAAATTTCATTATTGCCAGCCGACCAATCGTCTCTTAAATCAGTATGGGGAGCTTGGTTTACCCATTTCGGCCGGTACAATTTCAGGTGGTTTGAAAAATCTTAAAGAATTATTTCAACCCATCTACAACAGGCTTTACCTTCAGCAAATGACCGAAGACAGATTCCATCAAGATGAAAGCATCTGGAAGGTCTTTGAAGAAATTATAGGTAAAATTGGCAATAAATGGTGGTTATGGGTCAGTCGTTCTGAATCCGTTGTGTATTTCATGATTGCGCAAGGACGAGGTGCAGATGTTCCGATATCCTATTTTGAAAATACCCGGAAAAGTAAAATCATTGTTATCTGCGACCGGTATAGCGCTTATAAAGCATTGGCTAACAAAATGCCTTTCATTATTTTGGCCTTTTGTTGGGCACACGTCCGACGTGATTTTCTGGATGCTGCCAGGAAGTATCCGGAACTGGAAGAATGGACATTTAGCTGGATCGAAAAAATCGGAGAGCTGTATCATATAAACAATCTGCGTTGTGCATCCTTTAATAAAGCATTTCCTGTGGAATGGCAGTCGGAATCATTCAAAAAGCAACACGAATCTTTGATTCAAAAGATGAACGAAATGACGCAGGACCGAAATGCATTTATAGAATCACACGATCCCGATAACCCTAATTTGACGGTATTATCCAATGCCAAATACAAAATTATGAAAAGCCTGAAAAACCATTGGGACGGATTGAGTGTGTTTGTCGAACACCCGGAAGTCCCCATGGATAATAATAAAGGTGAAAATGCCATTCGCAATCCTGTAACAGGTCGTAAAAATTTTTATGGTTCAGGAAGTGTATGGAGCGCCCAACTGGCAGCGATGATGTTTTCACTTTTTAAAACCTTGGATTTATGGGGACTAAACTGTCACCACTGGTTAAATTCATACCTTAACGCCTGCGCTGTAAACCATGGGAAAGCACCTGAAGAATTATCACAATTTCTTCCCTGGGAAATGGATGAGGCCCGCCTGGATAAATTGTCAAAACCGATAGATACATCATGA
- a CDS encoding response regulator, with amino-acid sequence MSIKPEQILVVDDEKRIVDSIDKILTNQGFRVFCAYDGLQAVTLFNAHRFDLVLMDIAMPDMDGYEAMARMFEIDTEILVIIMTGFSSVESAVSALKQGAWDYLKKPFEFADLIKTVKNGISQRNLIAEKKLYAARLEASEKKYQYMIDNSPDLIFTLDENFYFSFANQQFEYLLGYLPLELKGTPFDAILHEDDRCKLSRLFQADGPPTQDQSSDCSIALNLRFKKAEAGENEYDPYSAFAFMEIKASVLALPDIGSVHDFKGIYAVARNVTERIQLETQLRQAQKMEAIGTLAGGIAHDFNNILMSIQGYTSLVKIGFNSESEEYKRLSNIDEYVHNGAEMARQLLDFSRKNSRQAATTLNINYLLKTSAKMFGRTRKDIIIHQELDKALWPIMVDESQIKQVLMNLFVNAWHAMPKGGRIVVKSENVALDNRQAQKVGLDQAGNYIRICVSDTGTGIDKETLSRIFDPFFTTKARGQGTGLGLATAYGIIKAHKGTFQVESSPGKGSVFMFFLPAVKGRTHTNHALPSVENKARLIPGKGRVLLVDDEKEVIEVCKEMLEALGYEVLIAGAGAQAVSVVQNDTKGIDLIILDVVMPGMDGVQTYDVVRHLNPDIRVLVCSGLSPKKEIRQMIDNGCKDFLLKPFDIAKLSEKIESVFSA; translated from the coding sequence AACCTGAACAGATTCTTGTTGTTGATGATGAAAAGCGGATTGTTGACAGCATTGACAAAATCCTTACCAACCAGGGGTTTCGTGTCTTCTGTGCCTACGATGGCCTGCAGGCGGTCACCTTGTTCAATGCACACAGATTTGATCTGGTGCTGATGGATATCGCCATGCCCGATATGGATGGGTATGAGGCCATGGCCAGGATGTTTGAGATAGATACCGAAATACTTGTCATCATCATGACCGGATTCTCCTCTGTAGAATCTGCGGTCTCTGCTCTGAAGCAAGGTGCCTGGGATTACCTGAAAAAACCCTTTGAATTTGCGGATCTGATTAAAACCGTTAAAAACGGAATTTCTCAACGAAATCTAATTGCTGAAAAAAAACTCTACGCCGCTCGCCTTGAGGCCTCTGAAAAAAAATATCAGTACATGATTGACAATTCACCAGATCTGATTTTCACTCTGGATGAAAACTTTTATTTCTCTTTTGCCAACCAACAGTTTGAATACCTACTTGGGTATTTGCCCCTGGAATTAAAAGGCACTCCATTCGACGCAATTCTCCACGAGGATGACCGCTGCAAACTGTCCCGGCTGTTTCAGGCCGACGGGCCACCCACTCAGGATCAATCGTCTGACTGCAGCATTGCGCTAAATCTGCGCTTTAAAAAAGCCGAGGCCGGGGAAAACGAATATGATCCTTATTCCGCCTTTGCATTCATGGAGATAAAGGCCTCAGTTCTTGCCCTGCCGGATATCGGATCTGTTCATGATTTCAAAGGTATTTATGCTGTGGCCAGGAATGTCACCGAGCGTATACAGCTTGAGACCCAGCTTCGCCAGGCCCAGAAAATGGAAGCCATTGGTACACTTGCCGGCGGTATTGCCCATGATTTCAATAACATCCTTATGAGTATACAAGGGTATACCTCCCTGGTTAAAATCGGGTTTAACAGTGAATCAGAGGAATATAAACGGTTGTCCAACATTGACGAGTATGTTCACAACGGAGCCGAAATGGCACGTCAACTTCTGGATTTTTCCCGGAAGAATAGCCGCCAGGCAGCCACCACCCTGAATATAAATTATTTGCTTAAGACCTCAGCCAAAATGTTCGGCCGCACCAGAAAAGATATCATCATTCATCAGGAATTGGATAAAGCTCTGTGGCCCATAATGGTGGATGAAAGTCAGATCAAGCAAGTGCTTATGAACCTGTTTGTCAATGCGTGGCATGCCATGCCCAAAGGCGGCCGGATTGTGGTAAAATCTGAAAATGTGGCCTTGGATAACCGTCAGGCCCAAAAGGTTGGTCTTGACCAGGCCGGAAATTATATCAGAATCTGTGTGTCAGATACCGGTACGGGTATAGACAAAGAGACCCTTTCCCGCATATTTGATCCCTTTTTTACAACTAAGGCCCGGGGACAGGGAACCGGCCTGGGACTTGCCACAGCATACGGGATCATCAAAGCCCACAAGGGCACTTTTCAAGTCGAATCCTCCCCCGGCAAGGGCAGTGTATTCATGTTTTTTCTACCTGCTGTAAAGGGCCGGACGCACACAAATCATGCCCTGCCTTCTGTGGAAAATAAAGCCCGCCTTATTCCGGGCAAAGGTCGGGTGCTTTTGGTAGATGATGAAAAAGAAGTAATAGAAGTCTGCAAGGAGATGCTTGAAGCCCTTGGCTACGAGGTCCTGATTGCCGGTGCAGGGGCCCAGGCCGTATCCGTAGTTCAAAATGATACCAAAGGTATTGACCTAATAATTTTAGATGTCGTCATGCCCGGCATGGACGGGGTCCAGACCTATGACGTTGTACGGCATCTGAATCCGGACATCAGGGTGCTGGTCTGTTCCGGACTTTCTCCGAAAAAAGAGATCCGGCAGATGATCGACAACGGGTGCAAAGATTTTTTATTAAAACCCTTTGATATTGCCAAACTGTCGGAAAAAATTGAATCCGTATTTAGTGCTTGA
- a CDS encoding TerC family protein has translation MFEWITSIEAWVALGTLTVLEIVLGIDNIIFISIVVGRLPDNQQNVARNIGILLAMVSRLALLFSIAWIVGLTDPFFSILGRNISGRDIILIGGGLFLLAKATHEIHNSLEGADQDTPTGTVSSLGNVLFQIIVLDMVFSFDSVITAVGLAREFSVMAIAIILSVGVMLLAAKSIGNFVETHPTIKMLALSFLIMIGVTLMVEGAGIHVPKGYIYFAMAFSVMVEMLNLKLRKKQQTPIKLRQTLKK, from the coding sequence ATGTTTGAATGGATAACCAGCATAGAGGCATGGGTTGCCTTGGGCACACTGACTGTTTTAGAGATTGTCCTGGGAATTGATAATATTATTTTTATTTCCATTGTGGTGGGCCGCCTGCCTGACAATCAGCAGAACGTCGCCAGGAATATAGGCATCCTGCTGGCAATGGTTTCCCGTCTTGCCCTGTTGTTTTCAATTGCCTGGATCGTTGGGCTGACAGACCCTTTTTTCTCAATTTTAGGAAGGAACATTTCCGGACGGGATATTATTCTGATTGGCGGGGGCCTGTTTCTCCTGGCCAAGGCCACCCATGAAATTCACAACAGCCTGGAAGGGGCCGATCAGGACACCCCGACGGGAACCGTTTCCAGCCTTGGGAATGTCCTGTTTCAGATTATAGTCCTGGATATGGTGTTCTCATTTGATTCTGTGATCACGGCTGTGGGACTTGCCAGGGAGTTTTCCGTCATGGCCATTGCCATCATCCTTTCTGTGGGGGTGATGCTCCTGGCAGCAAAATCCATAGGTAACTTTGTTGAAACCCATCCGACCATTAAGATGCTTGCCCTGTCCTTTTTGATCATGATCGGTGTGACTCTGATGGTTGAGGGGGCCGGCATCCATGTGCCCAAAGGATATATTTATTTTGCCATGGCGTTTTCCGTCATGGTCGAGATGCTTAATTTAAAATTGCGTAAAAAACAACAAACGCCCATTAAATTGAGACAAACACTCAAAAAATAA
- a CDS encoding SO_0444 family Cu/Zn efflux transporter, with protein MMTTTKNIFLEIWHVYLDVSVFMLFGFLMAALLYVFFKTDRIKKYLGKGRVKPVLLAALFGIPIPLCSCGVIPVVTGLKKQGANDGAALAFMIATPESGVDSIAVSWAMLDPVMTIMRPIAGFITAISTGITANIFSSREQKKPSIAPEPFFVQAPQPAPPCSCGSGTCGDDPGKTVHEAPLSTRLAQGLNFAFGELLTDIAKPFAIGVVIAGFITFFFPSGISTWSQNNPLLSMLVMLVAGIPMYVCATSSTPIAAALIIKGLNPGAALVFLLAGPATNAATIGVVKKIFGGQALAIYLGMISVCALAMGSLLDLTYKLLTIQPSVVMGKASEVLPYGVELTAALILAALLARSLFKHQDCHDHNHNHAHMHNGKAPM; from the coding sequence ATGATGACCACTACAAAAAACATTTTTCTCGAAATCTGGCATGTTTACCTGGATGTATCGGTATTCATGCTTTTCGGCTTTCTGATGGCAGCGCTGCTCTACGTATTTTTCAAAACAGACCGGATTAAAAAATATTTAGGTAAAGGCCGGGTGAAACCGGTGCTGCTCGCAGCCCTGTTCGGCATCCCTATTCCCTTGTGCAGCTGTGGGGTGATCCCCGTGGTTACGGGCTTAAAAAAACAGGGCGCCAATGATGGCGCAGCCCTGGCATTCATGATCGCCACCCCGGAATCCGGTGTGGATTCCATTGCTGTATCCTGGGCCATGCTTGATCCAGTAATGACGATCATGCGGCCCATTGCAGGATTTATCACAGCTATATCCACCGGCATTACCGCAAACATATTCAGCAGCCGGGAACAGAAAAAACCGTCCATCGCACCGGAGCCTTTTTTTGTACAGGCCCCACAACCAGCCCCCCCCTGCAGCTGCGGTTCCGGGACTTGCGGGGATGACCCCGGCAAAACAGTTCATGAAGCCCCCCTTTCAACGCGTCTGGCACAGGGATTGAATTTTGCCTTTGGTGAACTGCTCACAGATATTGCCAAACCCTTCGCCATTGGGGTGGTCATTGCCGGTTTCATTACATTTTTTTTCCCTTCCGGGATCAGTACATGGTCCCAGAATAATCCACTCCTTTCCATGCTTGTCATGCTGGTTGCCGGCATCCCCATGTATGTGTGCGCCACATCGTCAACACCCATTGCCGCAGCATTGATCATTAAAGGACTAAACCCGGGTGCCGCCCTGGTATTTCTGCTGGCAGGCCCGGCCACCAATGCCGCCACCATAGGGGTGGTAAAAAAAATTTTTGGCGGCCAGGCCCTGGCGATCTATCTTGGCATGATATCCGTCTGCGCCCTGGCAATGGGCTCCCTATTGGACTTGACTTACAAGCTGCTGACCATCCAGCCGTCCGTAGTAATGGGAAAAGCGTCTGAAGTGTTGCCCTACGGCGTTGAACTGACCGCCGCCCTGATCCTGGCAGCGCTTCTGGCAAGAAGCCTGTTTAAGCACCAGGACTGCCACGACCACAACCACAACCACGCTCACATGCACAACGGGAAGGCGCCCATGTAA
- a CDS encoding ADP-ribosylglycohydrolase family protein, translating into MLNTSKIKDRAAGAIMGAFIGDALALGPHWYYDLTELRRDYGRWIDGYTDPMPGRYHDGLKAGQLSQAGFILSLMVRSLVENNGYNQADFCRRMDEDLFPLLDGTPVSGPGNYTSQSIRDAWKKRVQQNLPWGQTGGHADTTEAIERTLAIAVRYAFEPAQLATAIVDNTILTQVDDTVVSMTVAFGAVLGLLVQGNRLNAGISDKLMKLVKSGELPFHAVTRDNLQPPRPGDPDPPRAGRFASPDALLSPSYMAAAAFDPDIRIEPAWKVSIVYGMPCAIYHQLPAAYYLGARFHNDFESAVLHAVNGGGQNQVRAILTGTLTGAQVGLSKIPKRFFDGLEQADTLLELAESLAQSF; encoded by the coding sequence ATGTTGAATACGTCGAAGATAAAAGACCGTGCAGCCGGTGCCATTATGGGCGCTTTTATCGGAGATGCACTGGCTTTAGGTCCGCATTGGTACTATGACCTTACCGAGCTCCGCCGGGATTATGGTCGTTGGATTGACGGATATACGGACCCCATGCCGGGTCGCTATCATGATGGCCTGAAAGCAGGGCAACTTTCCCAAGCCGGATTTATCCTGTCTCTGATGGTACGGTCCTTGGTTGAAAACAATGGGTACAATCAAGCTGATTTCTGCAGGCGAATGGACGAAGACCTTTTCCCGCTGCTTGACGGCACGCCGGTGTCAGGACCCGGCAACTATACCAGTCAGTCCATTCGGGACGCCTGGAAAAAACGGGTTCAGCAAAACCTGCCCTGGGGACAAACCGGCGGCCACGCAGACACCACCGAAGCTATCGAACGAACCCTTGCCATTGCCGTGAGATATGCCTTTGAGCCGGCCCAGTTAGCCACAGCCATTGTCGATAACACGATACTGACCCAGGTGGATGACACCGTGGTCTCCATGACAGTTGCTTTCGGGGCGGTGCTGGGTCTTTTGGTTCAGGGAAACAGGCTGAATGCCGGCATTTCGGATAAACTGATGAAACTGGTAAAAAGCGGAGAGCTCCCCTTTCATGCGGTGACCCGGGATAATCTACAGCCGCCCAGACCTGGTGATCCCGATCCGCCCCGTGCTGGACGTTTTGCCTCGCCTGATGCCTTGCTGTCCCCCTCCTACATGGCGGCTGCTGCATTCGATCCGGATATCCGAATTGAACCGGCCTGGAAGGTTTCCATTGTTTATGGCATGCCCTGCGCCATTTACCATCAACTACCTGCGGCCTACTACCTTGGGGCACGGTTTCATAACGATTTTGAGTCCGCTGTTCTCCACGCCGTGAATGGCGGCGGTCAAAACCAGGTCAGAGCGATCCTCACAGGCACGTTGACCGGTGCTCAGGTCGGCTTAAGCAAGATCCCGAAACGATTTTTTGACGGCCTTGAGCAGGCGGATACGCTTCTGGAACTGGCTGAATCTCTGGCGCAATCTTTTTAA
- a CDS encoding TIGR01777 family oxidoreductase, with the protein MKTVLITGASGFVGQTLAKKYLDAGWQVNGLGTSRNNSMADEYDNFFWTSADTSLPGDWQDLVAQSDVIVNLAGRNIFNRWTKEYKEAIYNSRIQTTKNLVDAMPDNFGGQLLNASAAGAYGDRGDTPLSETQPYGKGFLAQVSRDWEAQAQKAASKGATVAIMRFGVVLGSGGALAVMSRAFRMFAGGPLGSGDQWFPWIHLDDLARGVFFLMEHNAQGIYNFTGPVPIRQKEFAKELGRVLHRPAFMPAPAFFIRLFMGQLGASFLCSQKALPAALETAGFRFEYNTVASALTQIFKSGKFK; encoded by the coding sequence ATGAAAACGGTTTTAATCACCGGTGCCTCCGGCTTTGTGGGACAGACCCTTGCAAAAAAATATCTGGATGCGGGCTGGCAGGTAAACGGACTCGGTACTTCGCGAAACAATTCCATGGCTGATGAGTACGATAATTTTTTCTGGACCAGTGCGGATACCTCGCTGCCGGGAGACTGGCAGGATCTTGTGGCGCAATCGGATGTCATCGTCAACCTGGCGGGACGAAATATTTTTAACCGCTGGACAAAGGAATATAAAGAAGCCATTTATAATTCTAGAATTCAAACCACCAAAAATCTGGTGGATGCCATGCCCGACAACTTTGGTGGACAGTTGCTCAATGCTTCTGCAGCAGGAGCTTACGGTGACCGGGGTGATACACCTTTGTCTGAAACACAACCGTACGGCAAAGGTTTTTTGGCCCAGGTGTCTCGGGATTGGGAAGCGCAGGCCCAAAAAGCCGCTTCAAAGGGGGCAACGGTGGCGATAATGAGATTCGGTGTGGTTCTTGGTTCAGGAGGGGCGCTTGCCGTGATGTCCCGGGCCTTCAGGATGTTCGCGGGTGGGCCTTTGGGATCTGGGGACCAGTGGTTTCCATGGATTCATCTGGATGATCTGGCCCGGGGTGTCTTTTTTTTAATGGAGCACAATGCCCAGGGAATTTACAATTTCACAGGGCCGGTCCCCATCCGTCAAAAAGAGTTTGCCAAGGAATTGGGACGGGTATTGCACCGCCCGGCGTTCATGCCTGCCCCGGCTTTTTTTATTAGACTTTTTATGGGGCAGCTTGGGGCTTCGTTTCTTTGCAGTCAGAAAGCGCTTCCTGCTGCTTTGGAAACAGCCGGCTTCCGGTTTGAATACAACACTGTGGCCAGCGCGTTGACACAAATTTTTAAATCAGGCAAATTTAAATAA
- a CDS encoding N-acyl homoserine lactonase family protein — MTYTIHPVAMGTKVFDKSMMTYQYGQGETYTIPIFCWIIKGGEKNILVDTGEMNPIQSEQREKAINGKIYTFEQGLEKHGLAPEDIDIVIHTHLHNDHCENDYKCENAIFYVHEQELKSIHNPHPLDYRYLEDFIEDVEENGQIKIVKEDGPIVNGIFVKHTPVHTKGGLTVFIDTPKGKAAITGFCIIEENYNPPPEIKGMEMDVIPPGTHVDAYAAYDIMVQVKKEADILIPLHEPRFACGDPLGI; from the coding sequence ATGACCTATACCATCCACCCCGTTGCCATGGGGACAAAAGTATTTGACAAAAGCATGATGACCTACCAGTACGGACAGGGTGAAACCTATACTATTCCCATTTTCTGCTGGATAATTAAAGGCGGTGAGAAAAATATCTTGGTGGACACCGGCGAAATGAATCCCATCCAGTCTGAACAAAGGGAAAAAGCCATTAACGGGAAAATTTATACCTTTGAACAGGGCTTGGAAAAACACGGGCTTGCACCTGAAGACATTGATATTGTCATCCACACCCATCTGCACAACGATCATTGCGAAAACGACTATAAGTGTGAAAACGCCATATTCTACGTGCATGAACAAGAACTTAAATCCATCCACAACCCGCACCCCTTAGATTACCGGTACCTGGAAGATTTTATTGAAGATGTAGAGGAAAACGGACAAATCAAGATAGTAAAGGAGGACGGCCCTATTGTTAACGGTATCTTTGTTAAACATACGCCGGTCCACACCAAAGGCGGTTTGACCGTTTTCATTGATACCCCTAAAGGCAAAGCGGCCATCACCGGCTTTTGCATCATTGAAGAAAACTACAATCCCCCGCCGGAAATCAAGGGTATGGAGATGGACGTTATCCCGCCGGGCACCCATGTGGATGCCTATGCGGCTTATGATATCATGGTGCAGGTAAAAAAAGAGGCGGACATCCTTATCCCTTTACATGAACCCCGGTTTGCTTGTGGCGATCCCTTGGGCATTTAA